One window from the genome of Myxococcales bacterium encodes:
- a CDS encoding MBL fold metallo-hydrolase has protein sequence MNIKVFYDKRTFTLTYLVWDEATKDAVVIDPVLDYEPVGSKTFTASVDAVTAAIRDGGLRLRLVLETHAHADHLTGSQLLRRRFDAKVGIGARITEVQEVFRGIFNIPELKTDGSQFDLLLTDGQTVSAGSLAVEVIATPGHTPACVTYKIGDALFTGDALFMDDYGVGRCDFPKGSADVLFTSVQRLYGRPDATRVFPGHDYPPDGRDVKWETTIGASKDHNPHINAKTSREAFVAFRTARDRELPAPVLLFPSVQINIDAGRMPAPQANGIRYLHTPINLFSPADELGEPINKAR, from the coding sequence ATGAACATCAAAGTTTTTTACGACAAGCGAACCTTCACGCTGACCTACCTCGTGTGGGACGAAGCAACTAAAGATGCGGTGGTTATCGACCCCGTGCTCGATTACGAGCCGGTTGGATCAAAAACCTTCACGGCCTCGGTCGACGCCGTCACCGCGGCCATCCGCGACGGCGGCCTGCGCCTGCGCTTGGTGCTGGAGACGCACGCACATGCCGACCACCTTACCGGCTCGCAGCTTTTGCGGCGGCGTTTCGACGCCAAGGTCGGCATTGGCGCACGCATCACCGAGGTACAAGAGGTTTTCCGTGGCATCTTTAATATCCCCGAGCTCAAGACGGACGGCTCACAGTTTGACCTGTTGCTAACCGATGGCCAGACCGTTAGCGCCGGTAGCTTGGCGGTGGAGGTCATCGCAACCCCGGGCCACACCCCGGCCTGCGTCACCTACAAAATCGGCGACGCGTTATTTACCGGCGACGCGCTGTTTATGGATGATTACGGCGTCGGGCGCTGCGACTTTCCCAAGGGCAGCGCAGACGTGCTCTTCACTTCGGTCCAGCGGCTTTACGGCCGCCCCGATGCCACGCGCGTGTTTCCAGGCCATGACTACCCGCCCGACGGGCGCGACGTAAAATGGGAGACAACCATCGGCGCCTCCAAGGATCATAATCCACACATCAACGCCAAGACTTCGCGAGAAGCCTTCGTCGCCTTTCGCACCGCGCGCGACCGCGAGCTCCCCGCGCCGGTCTTGCTGTTTCCGAGCGTCCAGATCAATATTGACGCCGGCCGCATGCCCGCGCCGCAGGCCAATGGCATCCGCTATCTGCACACGCCGATCAACCTGTTTTCGCCTGCCGATGAGCTCGGCGAACCGATAAACAAAGCGCGTTAG
- a CDS encoding glutathione S-transferase N-terminal domain-containing protein → MLELLGISYSPWTHKAKWALQHHQLPFTYREYAPGIGAIGLRWRLRRRTGVVSVPVLFVDGAAVEDSWAIAQWAEQHGSGAPLFLDATATKAWHERCDLALQYGRGHVIEKLLRSDAALDEASRGAMPAALARYARPIARAIAKQTQAKYQPAPGRDALIGALAAAEQAVSSTTSFLLGEFSFADIAVATMLEAVEPVSDTYAKRGPASRAVWRDDELALKHARLLAWRDWVCEQRRQPRKAAAI, encoded by the coding sequence ATGTTGGAACTTCTCGGCATCAGCTATTCGCCGTGGACTCACAAGGCAAAATGGGCGCTTCAGCACCATCAGCTGCCCTTTACGTATCGCGAGTACGCCCCGGGGATCGGGGCCATCGGCCTGCGCTGGCGTTTGCGTCGCCGGACTGGGGTAGTGTCGGTACCGGTACTGTTCGTCGATGGTGCTGCCGTTGAGGACTCGTGGGCCATCGCGCAGTGGGCAGAGCAACACGGATCCGGAGCCCCGCTATTTTTGGACGCCACGGCAACCAAGGCATGGCACGAACGCTGCGATCTTGCGCTGCAATATGGGCGTGGCCACGTGATCGAAAAACTGCTTCGTTCCGACGCCGCGCTCGACGAGGCAAGCCGCGGTGCGATGCCGGCGGCCTTGGCGCGGTATGCTCGGCCTATTGCGCGCGCCATCGCCAAGCAGACGCAAGCAAAATACCAACCGGCGCCTGGTCGCGACGCGCTAATCGGTGCACTCGCGGCTGCGGAGCAGGCCGTGAGTTCAACGACAAGCTTCTTGCTCGGCGAGTTTTCGTTTGCGGACATCGCCGTGGCCACCATGCTGGAGGCCGTCGAGCCGGTGTCGGATACATACGCCAAACGAGGCCCGGCCTCGCGCGCGGTGTGGCGCGATGACGAACTCGCCTTAAAACATGCGCGGTTGCTGGCGTGGCGTGATTGGGTTTGCGAGCAGCGCCGTCAGCCGCGCAAAGCCGCCGCAATCTAG
- a CDS encoding HEAT repeat domain-containing protein, with protein sequence MRFVHLAPDSSARSIKRSGLTGTKAALAAASGQEVILANAVYAMPVVPDMWTTFQWVREIRRYHDARLVAVYFRWPDQEQVYVGRYNQPHIQMSAAAAARWVTSNPLGAQVVVPVGIAAKHILGIRDVPQLIGWTQNPNAEKRTGCVCPACLGQGDRAFMRRVRAAFQAGIVAVRGAQTDKATIDLLGNLEMPLERANGRIAPKPLLAFAKSKNPEIRAAIASLLGMFKALQVESTLLRLVHDDVPAVRKASVEALERVAGMTRTMSLLDKTPPDTIAHFIELAAYEPKEATALKVLDYFASHESVDVTAAVARVATSLLEDFKGSDVTRQRLEALAKEVAS encoded by the coding sequence TTGAGGTTTGTCCATCTCGCCCCCGATTCAAGCGCCCGCAGCATCAAGCGTAGTGGACTTACGGGCACCAAGGCCGCGCTTGCCGCCGCCTCTGGTCAGGAAGTAATTCTGGCAAACGCTGTTTACGCGATGCCGGTTGTGCCGGACATGTGGACAACGTTTCAGTGGGTGCGTGAAATTCGGCGCTATCATGATGCGCGTTTGGTGGCGGTATACTTTCGATGGCCGGACCAGGAACAAGTTTACGTTGGACGCTACAATCAACCCCACATCCAGATGAGCGCAGCCGCCGCGGCCAGGTGGGTGACCTCAAATCCGCTAGGCGCCCAAGTTGTCGTGCCCGTGGGCATTGCCGCCAAGCACATCCTCGGGATTCGCGACGTGCCCCAACTCATCGGCTGGACGCAGAACCCAAACGCGGAGAAGCGAACCGGTTGCGTGTGTCCCGCGTGTCTCGGGCAGGGCGATCGCGCCTTCATGCGTCGCGTGCGTGCGGCATTTCAAGCAGGCATCGTAGCGGTACGCGGCGCGCAGACCGACAAAGCGACGATTGACTTGCTAGGTAATTTAGAAATGCCGCTCGAACGCGCCAACGGTCGCATCGCGCCCAAGCCCCTGCTTGCCTTCGCGAAATCGAAGAATCCAGAAATTCGTGCGGCGATCGCTTCGCTGCTTGGAATGTTTAAGGCCCTGCAAGTCGAGTCAACGCTGCTGCGCCTCGTGCACGACGATGTCCCGGCGGTCCGCAAGGCAAGCGTCGAAGCCCTCGAACGAGTCGCGGGCATGACGCGAACCATGAGCCTGCTGGACAAGACCCCACCCGACACAATCGCCCACTTCATTGAGTTGGCGGCGTACGAGCCAAAAGAGGCCACGGCGCTCAAGGTGCTCGACTATTTTGCGTCACACGAATCAGTGGATGTCACGGCGGCCGTCGCCCGCGTCGCGACGTCCTTACTCGAAGATTTCAAGGGCAGCGACGTCACGCGTCAGCGACTCGAAGCGCTCGCAAAGGAAGTTGCTAGCTGA
- a CDS encoding OmpA family protein: MPINSPAVRSVPFKINLLTDRRHALLLAALLLVATALAPTAQADGFSVKVEPGLAIPLSAPQSERFDTGGSQSVKALFGLTPYLDIGPTASFTFLSAASPLTEAGTVWGFGGGLRLKRPHHDGDGMNAGGISPWFDLDVLYVRTGDLNRLGFAAGVGAAFPLGNDNQYWVGPFVRYMQTIQTEHDGFDNRDAKILIAGLSVEFGSGKARTPAATYPDENNDADVAAVAPVEGCADRDADTIPDNIDNCPEVPGTMEYFGCPAYKKVVVQRDMLQLRDKLYFALDEAVLEPESLPILDEVAQVLTDNPGFRVQVEGHTDTTGGEGHNQTLSERRAEVVVRYLVDKGVAADRLKSKGFSSSQPLDTNTTTAGRDNNRRVEFVVNFVIVK, translated from the coding sequence ATGCCTATCAATTCGCCCGCCGTACGGTCAGTACCGTTCAAAATTAATCTTTTAACCGATCGTCGCCACGCGCTGCTGCTTGCCGCCTTACTTCTCGTCGCCACGGCCCTTGCGCCGACGGCGCAGGCGGATGGCTTCAGCGTTAAAGTCGAGCCCGGTCTTGCGATCCCACTATCTGCCCCACAATCCGAACGCTTCGACACCGGCGGCAGCCAATCGGTTAAGGCGCTATTTGGCCTCACGCCTTATCTCGACATCGGGCCTACGGCTTCGTTCACCTTCTTGTCCGCCGCCTCGCCGCTTACCGAAGCAGGCACCGTGTGGGGCTTTGGTGGCGGCCTGCGGCTCAAGCGCCCTCATCACGATGGCGATGGCATGAACGCCGGCGGTATTTCACCATGGTTTGATCTTGATGTCCTATATGTCCGCACCGGTGACCTTAATCGCCTGGGCTTTGCGGCGGGCGTCGGCGCCGCCTTTCCCTTGGGCAATGATAATCAATATTGGGTGGGTCCGTTTGTGCGCTACATGCAAACCATTCAGACCGAGCATGATGGGTTTGATAATCGCGATGCCAAGATCTTGATCGCGGGGCTTAGCGTTGAGTTTGGCTCGGGCAAGGCGCGCACGCCCGCCGCGACCTACCCTGACGAAAACAATGACGCCGACGTCGCCGCTGTGGCGCCCGTGGAAGGCTGTGCTGACCGCGACGCCGACACCATCCCGGACAATATCGATAACTGCCCAGAAGTTCCGGGCACCATGGAATATTTTGGTTGCCCAGCATACAAAAAAGTCGTCGTCCAACGCGACATGTTGCAGCTGCGAGACAAGCTCTATTTCGCATTGGATGAAGCCGTGCTCGAGCCAGAGTCGCTACCCATCCTCGATGAGGTGGCGCAGGTTCTGACGGACAACCCAGGATTTCGGGTTCAAGTCGAGGGACACACGGACACCACGGGTGGCGAAGGCCACAACCAGACCCTCTCGGAGCGTCGGGCCGAAGTGGTCGTGCGCTATCTCGTCGACAAGGGCGTTGCCGCTGACCGCTTGAAGTCCAAGGGTTTTAGCTCGTCGCAGCCGCTTGACACCAACACGACCACCGCCGGCCGCGACAATAATCGGCGCGTCGAGTTCGTCGTCAACTTCGTCATCGTCAAATAA
- a CDS encoding DUF3494 domain-containing protein translates to MSIKSLRSIFVSLAVATGALTACGGQVVQFDNDGEPSPDGTPFTGPTVIATVPADNGFEVPTGTVLTAKLSQPMDDATMTEVTFTLAQGDTSIGGSVTFDGATDTATFTPDDPLTLETFYTATITIGARNAEGIALENDYVWTFRTADDNLPPTVTSTTPVDNAVNVSINKRPTATFSRAMLPSSLNASTFTLYQGATQIFGTVSLDGETNTAMFTPNAPLEIDLVYTATITTGALDAGGVALLVDYTWDFTTSNCSQAPVVLGAAGSYAVLAGSTVTSTGATSLTGNLGVSPGTAVTGFPPGIITGAQNRGNSASALAMADLTTAYNDAKGRTLCAVTVAGNLGGTTRAPGLYKSTSSLEISSGDLTLDAQGDGDAVFIFQMASTLTVTSGRNVVLINGAKASNVFWQVGTSATLGTGSTFKGTILADQSITLTNLATLSGRALARIAAVTMSANTIVTPAP, encoded by the coding sequence ATGAGTATCAAATCCTTGCGTTCAATTTTTGTTAGCCTAGCCGTCGCTACGGGGGCGCTTACCGCTTGCGGGGGGCAGGTCGTTCAATTTGACAATGACGGCGAGCCCTCACCGGACGGCACACCCTTCACCGGGCCAACCGTTATCGCCACCGTGCCCGCCGACAATGGCTTCGAGGTGCCAACCGGAACTGTGCTGACGGCGAAGTTGAGCCAGCCCATGGATGACGCCACCATGACCGAGGTTACGTTCACGTTAGCTCAAGGAGACACGTCGATTGGCGGTTCCGTGACCTTTGATGGGGCTACGGACACCGCGACGTTCACGCCGGATGATCCGCTGACGCTGGAAACGTTCTACACCGCGACGATCACGATCGGCGCCCGCAATGCCGAGGGTATTGCGCTCGAGAACGACTATGTCTGGACGTTTAGGACGGCTGACGACAATTTGCCACCTACGGTCACTTCGACCACGCCCGTCGACAACGCGGTCAATGTTTCGATCAATAAGCGGCCTACGGCGACGTTTAGCCGCGCCATGCTGCCTTCGTCGCTGAATGCTTCGACGTTTACCTTGTACCAAGGCGCAACGCAGATTTTTGGCACCGTGTCGCTCGATGGCGAGACCAATACCGCCATGTTTACACCCAACGCGCCGCTCGAAATCGACCTTGTCTACACGGCGACCATCACCACCGGCGCACTCGATGCCGGTGGCGTCGCCTTGCTTGTCGACTATACGTGGGACTTCACCACGTCCAATTGTAGCCAGGCGCCTGTGGTGCTCGGGGCGGCCGGCAGCTATGCCGTGCTTGCAGGCTCCACGGTTACCAGCACCGGCGCGACGTCGCTCACGGGCAACCTGGGCGTTAGCCCCGGCACCGCGGTGACAGGCTTCCCGCCAGGGATTATCACCGGGGCGCAGAACCGCGGTAACTCGGCATCGGCGCTGGCCATGGCCGACCTAACCACCGCGTATAACGACGCTAAGGGCCGCACGTTGTGCGCGGTCACGGTCGCTGGCAACCTCGGCGGCACGACGCGGGCACCTGGCCTCTACAAGTCGACCTCGTCGCTTGAAATCTCCAGCGGCGATCTCACGCTGGACGCACAAGGCGACGGCGACGCCGTGTTTATCTTCCAGATGGCGTCGACGCTGACCGTCACTTCGGGCCGCAACGTGGTGCTAATTAACGGCGCCAAGGCCTCCAACGTATTTTGGCAGGTTGGCACCTCGGCGACGCTCGGCACCGGCAGCACCTTCAAGGGCACCATCTTGGCCGACCAATCAATCACGCTCACCAACCTCGCCACGCTAAGCGGCCGCGCCCTCGCACGGATCGCCGCGGTGACGATGAGCGCGAATACGATTGTCACGCCAGCGCCGTAG